The nucleotide sequence CATCAATATGTTGGAATTGGCACTTGGGGATGTGGTGGAGATTTCCCGTAGAGGGGATGTCATTCCAGCTGTAGAACGGGTGATTGAGAAGAATGAGGACTCTGAGGGAGTATATACGATGGATCCCTTCTGCCCTGTATGCGGCACGGGTTTGGAGGAGAAGGGGGCACATACCTTTTGTCCCAACCCCCAGTGCCCTGCGCAGGTACGGGGCCGTATAGAGTTTTTTATTTCCAAGGGCGGAATGGATATCGACAACTTCGGTCCTGAGACGGCAGCGGTCCTTATTGAGCAAGGAGTCTTGCAGGATATCCCGGATATTTACCGCATTGATTATAGAAAAGTCCTTGGTGAGTTGAGCGGTTTTGGGAAGAAGAAGATTCTCCTGCTTGAAAAGGGCGTTGAAGAATCCAAGAAAAGGAGCTTCACCCAGGTGCTTATATCCTTGGGCATCCCTGAGCTTGGGAAGAAGGGTGCCCAGATCTTGATTGAGTCTGGTCTGGACAGCATGGAAAAGCTCCTTGATGTAGCAGGGCGTCAGGATATGGAGCGGCTTACCAGCATCAAGCAAATCGGGGAGAAGAGTGCAAAGCTCTATATTGATGCATTGAATGATCCCTCGATGCAGGAGCGTATTGCTGCGTTGGCGAGTTTCGGCTTGGCAATGGAGGAGAAGGAAGGTGCATATACCTTGGTGAATGAAAGCTTTTCTGGTCAGGTGTGGTGCGTTACCGGCTCCTTCGAGCATTTCAATCCTCGTTCCAAGGCAATGGATGAGGTGCTCAGGCGGGGTGGGAGGACGGTAAGTTCTGTTACAAACAAGACAACCCACCTGCTTGCCGGTAGCGGAGGGGGCAGCAAGCTCAAGAAGGCTCAGGAAATCGGGATAACCATTGTGGATGAGCCAACCTTCCTTGGTATGTTGGGGGAAGGTGAGAAGAGGCAGGAAGAAATGCAAGGCGAATTCTCTTTTTAGGGTCGTTTTAGTGACATTTCTCCAGAAAACGTATATACATACCCATGACTGGAGGACAGAATATGCATGTACTAGCAAAAGAACTGAATGAGACGTTGCAGGGAACCATCGTGGACGCAATGCTCTCCGACGTAGGACGAAGGATGTTTTTCCCCAAGGGAATCGTCGCCCAAAGCGCCGAAGCCGGCAAAAAAGCCACTCGGTTCAATGCCACTATCGGGATGGCTACATCCGGTGGGCAACCGATGTATTTGTCGGACATTTATCATCAGTTTACTGATAACGCCTTCAAGCCCTCCGAATTGTTTTCCTATGCACCAGGTGGCGGGGATCCCGCGCTCAGGGCTTTGTGGAAAGAACAGATGATTGTTAAGAATCCAACCCTGCAAGGAAAGACCTTCAGCCTTCCGGCTGTCACCGCTGGGCTGACACATGGGCTGCAGATGATGGCTCAGCTTTTTGTTCAGGATGGAGACACCTTGGTGATTCCAAATCTTGCTTGGGATAACTATGAGCTGATCTTTGCTCATCAAACGGGAGCTTCCATCAAGACTTTCGACCTCTATACAGCTGAAGGTGGATTCAATGTGGATGGTATGCGTGAAGTATTGGCCGGAATTCCCGATAAGAAGGCACGCATTCTACTCAACTTCCCCAACAACCCAACCGGATATACCCCAACCAAGCGTGAAATGCAGGCTATCGCCAAGACCCTTGTTTCGCTTGCTGAAGAGGGGATGCAGCTGATGGTACTCAGTGATGATGCCTATTTTGGGCTCTTCTTCGAGGATGACTCGGCTACAGAGAGCTTGTTCTCTCTGCTTTGTGATGCCCATCCAAATATTCTCGCTGTCAAGTGTGATGCTGCCACCAAGGAAGATATGGTCTGGGGTTTCCGTATTGGATTCATTACCTATGGAAGCAAGAACCTGAGTGAAGAACACTATGATGCTTTGAACAAGAAGACGTTGGGTATCATCAGAAGTACCGTTTCCAACTGTGACCGCCCAGGTCAGAGTTTGCTGCTCAAGGCAATGCGTTCTGGAGAGCAATATGAATCTGATAAGTTGGCAGCCAAGGTGGAGATGGAGAGACGCTATCGAACGCTCAAGGAAGCCTTGAAAAAGCATGAAGGTAACGATTTGCTCAAACCTCATCCGTTCAACAGTGGGTACTTTATGGCATTTGATTGCAAAGGAAGTGCAGAGCAACTTCGCAGGCATTTACTTGATACCTATCAGGTTGGATGCATCAATATTGCCGATGTTACCCTAAGACTCGCCTATTGTTCGGTAGAATGTGATAGAATAGCTGAACTGGTTGATGTTGTGTACCAGGCGGCAGGAGAGGTATGGAACTAAAAGCGAAGCTCTACCTTGTTGACGAGGAAGGGAATAAATTCATGGGAATTGGGGTGCTGTGGTTGCTCGAGCAAGTTGAGCAGCAGAACTCTTTGCGCAAGGCAGCCTCTGCTTTGGGTATCTCCTACTCCAAGGCCTTTGCCATGGTCCAAAACCTGGAAAAGGGTCTTGGTGTTCCCGTCCTTAATCGGCGAAAAGGTGGAGCCAACCGTGAAGGTGCGACACTGACAGAGTTTGCTGTACAGTTCCTTGCACTATATCGAGAATTCAACAAGCGGGCCAAAGGGAGTCTTTCCGCTCCTTTTTCCTGTTTCAAGGAAGAATTGGGTTCGTTGCTTGAAGAGTATGATGAACATGGAGACGAGGTCTAATGAATAAGAAGATGGATTTTTCCATACCTAGTTTGGGAGTAGCAAAGATTTCCTCCCCGATTATCATGAGTACATCCCAGAACGATGGGCAGGCTGATTATGTGGATGATAGTGACCATATTCTCTATGGCATCGATACTGATATTGATAAGGATGGCCATCCAGTCCCTCGCCATGAGGAGACTGTAGAACTTGCCGGCCCCCGTTCCAAAATATACTTCAATCCTGCCCATGTACATGCGGCTATTGCCACCTGTGGTGGTATCTGCCCGGGGTTGAATAATGTTATCAGGGCTGTAGTTCGTTGTTTTTGGTATCGCTATGGGGTCAGGAGGATTAGTGGTATTCAGTTTGGCTATCAGGGCCTGCTCGAGAACAGCCCCTGGCCTTTGATACCCCTTGATCCGGATGTTGTTGATGACATACAGGAGAAAGGTGGGACCATTCTTGGCTCTGCTCGTGGTGGTGGCAAGCAGGTTGAAGAGATTGTTGACTCACTGGAGCGGCTGAATATCAATATTCTGGTCACCGTCGGAGGAGATGGTACCCTCAGAGGCGCATGGGAAATTTATGAAGAGGTCAAGAAGCGAGGATTGAAGATTTCAATCATTGGAATCCCGAAGACCATTGACAATGACCTTTCATTCATCCAGAGCTCGTTTGGAGTGGACACTGCTGTACAGATGGCTGTGCCAGTGGTACGGAGTGCCCACGTGGAAGCGAAAAACTCCATTCACGGGATTGGCTTGGTTAAGGTGATGGGACGTGAGTCTGGCTTTATTGCCGCCCAGACAGCCCTTGCTCAGAGCGACGTGAATTTCTGTCTGATTCCCGAGAATCCGTTTGACCTGTATGGACCCAATGGATTACTCGAGCATCTCAGGAGAAGAGTTCTTGACCGTGGACATGCGGTTATTCTGGTCAGTGAAGGGGCAGGGCAAGACTTGGTTCCTGAAACCGGGGAGAAAGATGCTTCTGGGAATGTGAAATACCATGATATTGGGGTGTTCTTGAAGGATAAGATTATCGAGTACTTCAAGAAAGAGGGCATTGAGACCAATGTGAAGTACATTGATCCTTCCTATATCATTCGCAGTGCTTCTGCTGATTCCTATGATTCCATTTACTGTGCTCGCCTCGGTGCTCATGCCGTACACGCAGCAATGGCGGGGAAGACCCAGGCCTTGATTGGTTTGCTGCATAATCGATTCGTTCACCTACCGATCAGCTTGGCGGTTTCCAGCCGCAACCATGTGGATCTGGAAGGTTCCTTGTGGAGGGACGTACTGGAGAATACTCGTCAGCCGATGTCAATGAAGAATTTCAATTTCGACTAGACAGACTACCAATAGGAAAAGAGGGAGGCTTTCACAGGCCTTCCTTTTTTCTATAGTGTGTCAGTGCAAGATGTGTTCCATGCAATAGATTTTCAAGACAATACGTAAAGAATTTTTACAATCCTTGGATAATTTTTAGAAATTGTGCTGGTTCATGACATAACTTTCTATCCAGTAATCAAAAAGAAATTTAAAAAAATGTAAAAACTTCAAAAACCCTCTTGATTAAAATATTAGTTATGTACTATTGTCTGACTCAGAAAGAGAACGACATGCTTCTGCACCCGTTGGGTCGGTTAGCAACGAAATCGGATTTTTTCTAACCTCCTTTTGTTCCCCCTAGGGTTTAACCTCCTTTTCCCTGGGGGGTTTTTCTATTTGTTGACGCCTTCTGGTAAAGAGCGTATCATCTGCGAACAATGACAATACAACCTATCAATACAATTCTCTTTGATCTTGATGGAACCTTGCTGCCGCTTGATCAAGACCAATTCATCCAGGATTACTTCTCCCGTTTTGTAATAAAAGGACAGGAACTCGGTTATTCCTCTGAGTTGCTCTTGGCTGCATTGCAGCGTGGTATAACCGCCATGGTCTTGAATGATGGTTCCCTCACCAACAAGGAATGGTTCGACCGAGTGTTTGAAGAGGTAAGTGGCATTGCGGCTGCAGAATTCAATGAGCGGTTCGCCCCATTCTATGAGCATGAGTTTGATCTTCTCCGTAAACATGCATCTCCCTCCTCATTGGCTAGGGAAATCGTGCAGGAGGTCAAGAGAAAGGGGTATACCGTGGTGCTTGCAACCAATCCTCTCTTCCCCTGGCAGGGAACCAATGCTCGCCTTGGCTGGGCAAACCTGGACTCCTCTCAATTCTCTCTGGTGACCACCTATGAAGACTTTCACTATGCAAAGCCAAATCTCGGCTACTATCGTCAGATACTGCAGACCCTTGGCAAGGAAGCTTCCTCGTGTCTCATGGTCGGTAACGATGTTGAAGAGGATATGGTTGCCCGAGAGTTGGGCATGGAGGCATATCTGGTTACTGACTACTTGATAAACAACAAGAACAAGGATATTGCCAGTTATCGCACCGGGTCCCTTGAGGACCTGGCTACCTTTTTCAAGGAGATTCCCCCATGCAATCAATGAAACCATCCCCATTGAGCCGACCCTTGGTAGCATCTCTGCTTGCAAGTCTTTGTGCAATGCTTTGGGGTAGCGCCTATCCTTCAATCAAGTTGGGATATGAGCTGTTTCTGGTTGGTCCTGATGATACTGCTGCAAAAATGGCCTTTGCAGGGCTACGATTTACCTTTGCAGGACTCCTGGTCCTTCTCTTCAGATGCTTCCAGCAGGGGGAGAAACAGCGATTCAGAACCTTGGACGGTAAGGCCTGGATTCAGATTCTTATGCTTGGCTTGTTGCAGACAACTATCCATTATGCTTTCTTCTATATCGGGGTATCATATACTACTGGTGCCAAGAGTTCGATCCTAAACTCATCTTCAGTCTTCTTCAGTGCACTGCTTGCACACTGGGTATATGCAAATGACCATATCAGTGTGCGAAAGGGATTGGGCATTCTCTTGGGATTTATCTCGGTGGTCATGGTCAACCTTGAGCCGAATCTGGGGATTGCGTTTTCTTTGAAGGGAGAGGGCTTTGTAGTAATCGCCGCCTTCCTCACCAGTGCAAGTGCTCTGTACAGCAAACGAGTGAGCAAGAAAATTGATCCAGTGCTACTTACTAGCATGCAGCTCTTCCTTGGTGGGCTTATCTTGCTTGCGTTAGCATTGTCACAGGGAGCATCCTTTCCCACCAGCAGTCTTGCTGGATATTTCCTGCTACTCTATATGGCATCCCTAAGTGCTGTTGCCTTCTCTATCTGGACGACCCTACTCAAGCACAACAAGGTCAGTTCCATCACAGTCTTCAACTTTCTTATACCCGTGGTAGGAACCTTCCTCTCTGCACTGCTTTTAGGGGAGTCCATTTTCCGTTTGCAGTATCTTTTGGCACTCCCCTTGGTGGTTTCAGGTATTGTTTTGGTAACCTATTCCAGTTCAAAAACACCGGTATAGAGACGGTAGTACTGACCCTTAAGTGCCATTAGCTCTGCGTGGGTTCCCTTCTCGATGATCTCTCCCATTTGCAGCACCATGATAAGATCCGCGTTGTGGATGGTTGAGAGGCGGTGGGCAATCACAAAGACAGTCCTGCCTTCCATCAGGGCATCCATCCCTTTCTGGACTACCTCCTCTGTATGGGTATCGATGCTGCTTGTTGCCTCATCAAGTACCAATACTGGGGGGTCTGCTACAATGGCTCGTGCAATGGAGATCAGCTGTCGCTGTCCTTGGGAGAGCGTGGACCCATCTCCACTGAGCTGAGTTTGATACCCTTGTGGCAGGTGTGCGATGAAGGAGTCTGCATTTGCAAGTTTTGCTGCCTTGATCACCTCGTCATCACTTGCATCCAGGTTGCCGTAGCGAATATTGTCCATGACCGTTCCACTGAACAGATGTACATCCTGAAGTACTACCCCCAAGGAACGACGTAAGTCAGCCTTGCATATCTTGTTGATGTTGATGCCATCATACCGAATTTTCCCATCCGCAAGATCGTAGAAGCGATTGATTAGGTTGGTGATAGTAGTTTTTCCTGCTCCGGTAGCACCGACCAAGGCAATCTTCTGCCCAGGTTCTGCGTGTATGGTGATATCCTTGAGTACCAAGGTCTCCTGTGTGTATCCAAAGTCTACATCAGTGAGCGATACCTGACCTTGTAACTCAGTGAGCGTTCCTGTTCGAGTATCTTTCCATGCCCAACGTTCAGTTCTTTCTTCAGTCTCTTTCCCTGTATCGGAAAGATTGACCAGGGTGATATATCCCTCATCACCTTCGGTTTCCTCATCGAGTAGCGCAAAGATACGCTTGGTACCTGCAAGTGCCATTACAACGGCATTCAACTGGTTGGCCATTTGGTTAATCGGCATATTGATCGTTCTGCTCAGTTGGAGGAAGGCCGCGATAATTCCAAGGGTCAATGCCCCAATGCCGTGAATTGCCAACATACCCCCGGCAATTGCGACCAATACGTACTGGATGTAACTAATATTACCCATGATCGGCATGAGGATGTTGGCAAACCGGTTGGCGTTGAATGCATGGTTATTTAGCTCATCATTCAATGTATCAAAACGCTCCTTTGCCTTTTCTTCATAGGTGAAAACCTTGATGATTTTCTGTCCGTTGATCATCTCTTCTATATATCCATTGGTTTTCCCGATAGCCTTCTGCTGTTCAACAAAGTATGCACCGCTTTTACCTGCAACAAAGGAGGATATGCGTAGCATGATTACAAGTGAGAATAAAACAACCAAGGTCAGTTGCCAGCTGGTAAACAGCATGGCAAAGAAAATTGCCAGTACCGTGATGATCGAATTGACGAAGTTTGGAATTGATTGACTCACCATCTGCCTGAGCGTATCGGTGTCGTTGGTATAGAGACTCATCAGGTCTCCGTGGGATTGTGTGTCAAAGAATCGAATCGAAAGCTTCTGCATATGGGTGAACATCCCATCACGGAGGGTCTTTAGTGTTCCCTGGGCAATGGTAATCATCAAGCGGTTGTACATAAAGGTAGCAATGACACCTGCAGCGTATATCGTTGCCATTACCAGAAGAGCCTGTATCAGCGGGGTGAAAGAAGCTGTTTCAGGGTTCTGTGCCATTGGTACGATATAGGTATCGATCAAGAGGCGTAAGAACAGGGAGCCTGCAACTGAGGCAAGCGCACTGACAAGAATACAACACAGGACAACAAGGAAACGCAGTTTATACGGCACAAAGATGTAGGTGAAGAGACGTTTCAAGGTAGGCCAGTCAAACTTGGGCATTTTGGTGTGGGGTTTGTTCATGCTTGCTCCTCCTTGTGCATCTGGCTACAATACATCTCTTTATAACGTGAACAACGATCCATCAGTTCTTGATGGGTACCTGAGTCATGTATTCTTCCGTCATCAAGCATGATGATCCTGTCAGCATCCATTACCGAAGTTACTCGCTGTGCAATGATGATCTTCGTGGTTTCTGGAAGCTCACTGAGCAAGCCTTCCCTGATAGCGGCATCTGTCTTGGTATCGACAGCGCTGGTTGAGTCGTCAAAGATGAGAATCTTTGGATGCTTGAGCAAGGCACGTGCAATACACAATCTCTGCTTCTGTCCTCCAGAAACATTGGATCCATCCTGTTCGATGTAGGTGTCATAGCCCTTGGGGAACTGCTGGATGAATCCATCTGCCTGGGCAATACGGCAAGCCCATCTAAGCTCCTCATCACTCGCATGCTCATTTCCCCAACGGAGATTCTCTGCAATGGTTCCACTGAAAAGAAGATTTTTCTGCAATACCATGCCAACCTCTTTCCTGATACTTTCCAGCGTATAGTCTCTTACATCCACTCCTCCAACCTTTACTGACCCACTGAAGGTGTCATAGAGGCGGGGGATCAACTGGACGAGGGAACTTTTCGCACTACCGGTAGGCCCAAGGATACCAATGGTCTGTCCACTGGCAATATTGAGGTTGATATCGTAGAGACATCGCTTCTCCTTGGTCTTTGTATAGCTGAAATCTACATGGGAAAAGGTAATTGACCCATCGGCCACCGTGGTGATGGCGTTCTTCTTTTCCTCTAGGTCACTCTGTTCAGTGAGCACTTCCTCAATCCGTACTGCTGAGGCCCTGCTTATGGTAATCATGACCACCACCATGGAGAACATCATCAGGCTCATAAGAATCTGGGATGTATAGGTGATGAAGCTCATCAGCTCACCTGCTGTCATGGAGGAGGCGACGATCAAACGGGCTGCAATATAGCTGATAGAGAGCAGACTGAGGTACATCATCCCCTGCATCAGGGGACTGTTGAAGGCAATAATCTTCTCCGCTTTGCTGAAGTCATCATAGATATCGGAGGAAACCACTTCAAATTTCTTTACTTCATGTGCTTCCCTAACAAATGACTTAACCACCCTGATTCCCCGGATATTCTCCTGAACCACGGTATTGAGCCGATCGTACGTCTTGAATACCCGGGTGAAGATGGGATAGGCGGCCTTGATCAGGAAAAAGAGACCGATACCTAGAAGGGGGAGTGCAACAAGATAAACCAAGCTCAGTGTTCTGTTGATGGAGACTGCCATGAAGAAGGCAAACACAAGCATTCCCGGGCTGCGTACTGCGATACGAATAAGCATCTGATATGCACGTTGTACATTGGTGACATCGGTGGTGAGACGGGTTACCAAACTGCTGGTGGAGAACTTGTCGATATTGGCAAATGAGAAATCTTGAGTGTGATGGTAGAGCTTTTTCCGTACATTTTTCGCAAAGCCTGTAGATGCTTTTGCAGCATAGTGACCTGAGAGTACCCCAAATAGCAGGGCAATTGATGCACAAAGAAGAAGAGCGAGCCCCCATTTGAGGATTTCATTAAAATTTCCTGCATCGATACCGCGGTCTATGAGGAATGCCATGAGGAAAGGGATGATGACATCCATGATCACTTCCAAGGTAACAAAGACCATGGTAAGGATGGTAGAGCGTCGATATCCTACTGTTTGTTTTCGTAGTTCTGTAAACATATTGTTTCCAAATTCCTTCTGATTGTATCTGCGATTGCGAAGAACTGCTGCAGTTGTTCCTCATTGAGGCCCTGTCTCATGGATAGTTCAAACTCTTGTACCAGAT is from uncultured Sphaerochaeta sp. and encodes:
- a CDS encoding aminotransferase class I/II-fold pyridoxal phosphate-dependent enzyme, which produces MHVLAKELNETLQGTIVDAMLSDVGRRMFFPKGIVAQSAEAGKKATRFNATIGMATSGGQPMYLSDIYHQFTDNAFKPSELFSYAPGGGDPALRALWKEQMIVKNPTLQGKTFSLPAVTAGLTHGLQMMAQLFVQDGDTLVIPNLAWDNYELIFAHQTGASIKTFDLYTAEGGFNVDGMREVLAGIPDKKARILLNFPNNPTGYTPTKREMQAIAKTLVSLAEEGMQLMVLSDDAYFGLFFEDDSATESLFSLLCDAHPNILAVKCDAATKEDMVWGFRIGFITYGSKNLSEEHYDALNKKTLGIIRSTVSNCDRPGQSLLLKAMRSGEQYESDKLAAKVEMERRYRTLKEALKKHEGNDLLKPHPFNSGYFMAFDCKGSAEQLRRHLLDTYQVGCINIADVTLRLAYCSVECDRIAELVDVVYQAAGEVWN
- a CDS encoding LysR family transcriptional regulator — its product is MELKAKLYLVDEEGNKFMGIGVLWLLEQVEQQNSLRKAASALGISYSKAFAMVQNLEKGLGVPVLNRRKGGANREGATLTEFAVQFLALYREFNKRAKGSLSAPFSCFKEELGSLLEEYDEHGDEV
- a CDS encoding ATP-dependent 6-phosphofructokinase gives rise to the protein MNKKMDFSIPSLGVAKISSPIIMSTSQNDGQADYVDDSDHILYGIDTDIDKDGHPVPRHEETVELAGPRSKIYFNPAHVHAAIATCGGICPGLNNVIRAVVRCFWYRYGVRRISGIQFGYQGLLENSPWPLIPLDPDVVDDIQEKGGTILGSARGGGKQVEEIVDSLERLNINILVTVGGDGTLRGAWEIYEEVKKRGLKISIIGIPKTIDNDLSFIQSSFGVDTAVQMAVPVVRSAHVEAKNSIHGIGLVKVMGRESGFIAAQTALAQSDVNFCLIPENPFDLYGPNGLLEHLRRRVLDRGHAVILVSEGAGQDLVPETGEKDASGNVKYHDIGVFLKDKIIEYFKKEGIETNVKYIDPSYIIRSASADSYDSIYCARLGAHAVHAAMAGKTQALIGLLHNRFVHLPISLAVSSRNHVDLEGSLWRDVLENTRQPMSMKNFNFD
- a CDS encoding HAD family hydrolase, with the translated sequence MTIQPINTILFDLDGTLLPLDQDQFIQDYFSRFVIKGQELGYSSELLLAALQRGITAMVLNDGSLTNKEWFDRVFEEVSGIAAAEFNERFAPFYEHEFDLLRKHASPSSLAREIVQEVKRKGYTVVLATNPLFPWQGTNARLGWANLDSSQFSLVTTYEDFHYAKPNLGYYRQILQTLGKEASSCLMVGNDVEEDMVARELGMEAYLVTDYLINNKNKDIASYRTGSLEDLATFFKEIPPCNQ
- a CDS encoding DMT family transporter; translated protein: MQSMKPSPLSRPLVASLLASLCAMLWGSAYPSIKLGYELFLVGPDDTAAKMAFAGLRFTFAGLLVLLFRCFQQGEKQRFRTLDGKAWIQILMLGLLQTTIHYAFFYIGVSYTTGAKSSILNSSSVFFSALLAHWVYANDHISVRKGLGILLGFISVVMVNLEPNLGIAFSLKGEGFVVIAAFLTSASALYSKRVSKKIDPVLLTSMQLFLGGLILLALALSQGASFPTSSLAGYFLLLYMASLSAVAFSIWTTLLKHNKVSSITVFNFLIPVVGTFLSALLLGESIFRLQYLLALPLVVSGIVLVTYSSSKTPV
- a CDS encoding ABC transporter ATP-binding protein, with the protein product MNKPHTKMPKFDWPTLKRLFTYIFVPYKLRFLVVLCCILVSALASVAGSLFLRLLIDTYIVPMAQNPETASFTPLIQALLVMATIYAAGVIATFMYNRLMITIAQGTLKTLRDGMFTHMQKLSIRFFDTQSHGDLMSLYTNDTDTLRQMVSQSIPNFVNSIITVLAIFFAMLFTSWQLTLVVLFSLVIMLRISSFVAGKSGAYFVEQQKAIGKTNGYIEEMINGQKIIKVFTYEEKAKERFDTLNDELNNHAFNANRFANILMPIMGNISYIQYVLVAIAGGMLAIHGIGALTLGIIAAFLQLSRTINMPINQMANQLNAVVMALAGTKRIFALLDEETEGDEGYITLVNLSDTGKETEERTERWAWKDTRTGTLTELQGQVSLTDVDFGYTQETLVLKDITIHAEPGQKIALVGATGAGKTTITNLINRFYDLADGKIRYDGININKICKADLRRSLGVVLQDVHLFSGTVMDNIRYGNLDASDDEVIKAAKLANADSFIAHLPQGYQTQLSGDGSTLSQGQRQLISIARAIVADPPVLVLDEATSSIDTHTEEVVQKGMDALMEGRTVFVIAHRLSTIHNADLIMVLQMGEIIEKGTHAELMALKGQYYRLYTGVFELE
- a CDS encoding ABC transporter ATP-binding protein, with translation MFTELRKQTVGYRRSTILTMVFVTLEVIMDVIIPFLMAFLIDRGIDAGNFNEILKWGLALLLCASIALLFGVLSGHYAAKASTGFAKNVRKKLYHHTQDFSFANIDKFSTSSLVTRLTTDVTNVQRAYQMLIRIAVRSPGMLVFAFFMAVSINRTLSLVYLVALPLLGIGLFFLIKAAYPIFTRVFKTYDRLNTVVQENIRGIRVVKSFVREAHEVKKFEVVSSDIYDDFSKAEKIIAFNSPLMQGMMYLSLLSISYIAARLIVASSMTAGELMSFITYTSQILMSLMMFSMVVVMITISRASAVRIEEVLTEQSDLEEKKNAITTVADGSITFSHVDFSYTKTKEKRCLYDINLNIASGQTIGILGPTGSAKSSLVQLIPRLYDTFSGSVKVGGVDVRDYTLESIRKEVGMVLQKNLLFSGTIAENLRWGNEHASDEELRWACRIAQADGFIQQFPKGYDTYIEQDGSNVSGGQKQRLCIARALLKHPKILIFDDSTSAVDTKTDAAIREGLLSELPETTKIIIAQRVTSVMDADRIIMLDDGRIHDSGTHQELMDRCSRYKEMYCSQMHKEEQA